A genomic window from Lepisosteus oculatus isolate fLepOcu1 chromosome 27, fLepOcu1.hap2, whole genome shotgun sequence includes:
- the LOC138225327 gene encoding maestro heat-like repeat-containing protein family member 1 isoform X3 yields the protein MLLLYVQAFLYQCVGAAAQHLSQQETVKQALQDSVKEAGFENPVQREGLPGLSVSELLCVPLQEPSVRLSLCRSVGMMAQAVRSASPSGAPSFPAKAELLATMMAFVKKQPSDALSRAVCLQALRACSTLSCSPELPAVQST from the exons atgttgctactgtatgttcag GCCTTCCTGTACCAGTGTGTCGGTGCGGCTGCCCAGCACCTCTCTCAGCAGGAGACTGTGAAACAAGCGCTTCAGGACAGTGTGAAAGAAGCAGGGTTTGAGAATCCTGTGCAGAGAGAG ggcctacctgggctgtcagtgagtgagctgctgtgtgtccccCTGCAGGAGCCCAGTGTCAGACTGAGCCTGTGCCGCAGTGTGGGCATGATGGCACAGGCAGTGCGCAGCGCCAGTCCCTCCGGAGCTCCCAGCTTCCCTGCCAAGGCCGAGCTCCTGGCGAcaatgatg GCGTTTGTTAAAAAGCAGCCCAGTGATGCCCTGAGCCGAGCTGTCTGTCTGCAGGCCCTGCGCGCCTGTTCCACACTGAG CTGCAGCCCAGAGCTCCCTGCAGTGCAGAGCACCTGA
- the LOC138225327 gene encoding maestro heat-like repeat-containing protein family member 1 isoform X4 translates to MLLLYVQAFLYQCVGAAAQHLSQQETVKQALQDSVKEAGFENPVQREEPSVRLSLCRSVGMMAQAVRSASPSGAPSFPAKAELLATMMAFVKKQPSDALSRAVCLQALRACSTLRYCFLMKLPSLLPFLHNYIFKCV, encoded by the exons atgttgctactgtatgttcag GCCTTCCTGTACCAGTGTGTCGGTGCGGCTGCCCAGCACCTCTCTCAGCAGGAGACTGTGAAACAAGCGCTTCAGGACAGTGTGAAAGAAGCAGGGTTTGAGAATCCTGTGCAGAGAGAG GAGCCCAGTGTCAGACTGAGCCTGTGCCGCAGTGTGGGCATGATGGCACAGGCAGTGCGCAGCGCCAGTCCCTCCGGAGCTCCCAGCTTCCCTGCCAAGGCCGAGCTCCTGGCGAcaatgatg GCGTTTGTTAAAAAGCAGCCCAGTGATGCCCTGAGCCGAGCTGTCTGTCTGCAGGCCCTGCGCGCCTGTTCCACACTGAGGTACTGTTTCCTGATGAAACTGCCTTCACTGCTTCCATTTCttcacaattacatttttaagtgtGTTTGA
- the LOC138225327 gene encoding uncharacterized protein isoform X1 has protein sequence MLLLYVQAFLYQCVGAAAQHLSQQETVKQALQDSVKEAGFENPVQREGLPGLSVSELLCVPLQEPSVRLSLCRSVGMMAQAVRSASPSGAPSFPAKAELLATMMAFVKKQPSDALSRAVCLQALRACSTLRYCFLMKLPSLLPFLHNYIFKCV, from the exons atgttgctactgtatgttcag GCCTTCCTGTACCAGTGTGTCGGTGCGGCTGCCCAGCACCTCTCTCAGCAGGAGACTGTGAAACAAGCGCTTCAGGACAGTGTGAAAGAAGCAGGGTTTGAGAATCCTGTGCAGAGAGAG ggcctacctgggctgtcagtgagtgagctgctgtgtgtccccCTGCAGGAGCCCAGTGTCAGACTGAGCCTGTGCCGCAGTGTGGGCATGATGGCACAGGCAGTGCGCAGCGCCAGTCCCTCCGGAGCTCCCAGCTTCCCTGCCAAGGCCGAGCTCCTGGCGAcaatgatg GCGTTTGTTAAAAAGCAGCCCAGTGATGCCCTGAGCCGAGCTGTCTGTCTGCAGGCCCTGCGCGCCTGTTCCACACTGAGGTACTGTTTCCTGATGAAACTGCCTTCACTGCTTCCATTTCttcacaattacatttttaagtgtGTTTGA
- the LOC138225327 gene encoding maestro heat-like repeat-containing protein family member 1 isoform X2 encodes MLLLYVQAFLYQCVGAAAQHLSQQETVKQALQDSVKEAGFENPVQREGLPGLSVSELLCVPLQEPSVRLSLCRSVGMMAQAVRSASPSGAPSFPAKAELLATMMAFVKKQPSDALSRAVCLQALRACSTLRPPLTCTTGGCHCWY; translated from the exons atgttgctactgtatgttcag GCCTTCCTGTACCAGTGTGTCGGTGCGGCTGCCCAGCACCTCTCTCAGCAGGAGACTGTGAAACAAGCGCTTCAGGACAGTGTGAAAGAAGCAGGGTTTGAGAATCCTGTGCAGAGAGAG ggcctacctgggctgtcagtgagtgagctgctgtgtgtccccCTGCAGGAGCCCAGTGTCAGACTGAGCCTGTGCCGCAGTGTGGGCATGATGGCACAGGCAGTGCGCAGCGCCAGTCCCTCCGGAGCTCCCAGCTTCCCTGCCAAGGCCGAGCTCCTGGCGAcaatgatg GCGTTTGTTAAAAAGCAGCCCAGTGATGCCCTGAGCCGAGCTGTCTGTCTGCAGGCCCTGCGCGCCTGTTCCACACTGAG